From a single Eubalaena glacialis isolate mEubGla1 chromosome 15, mEubGla1.1.hap2.+ XY, whole genome shotgun sequence genomic region:
- the DYNLL1 gene encoding dynein light chain 1, cytoplasmic yields the protein MCDRKAVIKNADMSEEMQQDSVECATQALEKYNIEKDIAAHIKKEFDKKYNPTWHCIVGRNFGSYVTHETKHFIYFYLGQVAILLFKSG from the exons ATGTGTGACCGAAAGGCCGTGATCAAAAATGCCGATATGTCGGAGGAGATGCAACAGGACTCGGTGGAGTGTGCTACTCAGGCATTGGAGAAGTATAATATAGAGAAGGACATTGCGGCCCATATCAAGAAG gagTTTGACAAGAAGTACAACCCCACCTGGCACTGCATCGTGGGGAGGAACTTCGGTAGTTATGTGACACATGAAACCAAACACTTCATCTACTTCTACCTGGGCCAAGTGGCCATTCTCCTGTTTAAATCTGGTTAA